In Candidatus Vicinibacter proximus, the following are encoded in one genomic region:
- a CDS encoding S9 family peptidase: MKRILYSSLIASVMTFLSCKTNDPGAGSNDFPDIPLAYGTFAKDSVKDDYFGNEVPDPYRWLEDDNSSETKDWVLAQNKLTFDYLGHIPFRQALKTRITDLMNYEKQGAPFKEANSYFFFRNDGLQNQDVLFRKAGPEKPANLVLDPNAFSKEGTSSVSGITVSKDGRYLAFQLSEAGSDWNKILVKDLNNGNFLSDTLEWIKFSNISWHKNGFYYSRYPEPKGQTALSGKNENHAVYYHRIGTPQKDDQLIYEDKKHPLRNVGATITQDEQYLILSISESTSGNALAIKDLTTEQNNWTWLVTEFDQDYSIIGNEGSQIFVHTNAGAANWKVVSIDMLKYSPKSWQDVLMEGEDVLQLVYLLNHKLVTVYMHNASSEIKIFDLHGNLQKNIQLPELGTVEMFSGKQDDSEAFYSFVSYIRPTSIFRLDLNSFEVEKYFEPKLNFDPDLYTTEQVWYNSKDGTKIPMFLTHRKGLQKDGQAPTLLYGYGGFDISYLPTFAERRIPILECGGIFAVANIRGGGEFGKKWHEAGTKERKQNVFDDFIAAADYLVSEKYTSRDKLAIEGRSNGGLLVGACITQRPDLCKVAFPIVGVLDMLRYHKFTIGWAWATDYGTSDTEEGFNYLKKYSPVHNCRPAEYPSTMITTADHDDRVVPAHSFKFASALQTAQQGKNPVLIRVDVAAGHGAGKPTGKKIDEIADMLSFMFYNMKVNPVVHLPKN; the protein is encoded by the coding sequence ATGAAACGAATCTTATATTCAAGCCTTATTGCCTCTGTTATGACATTTTTATCCTGCAAGACTAATGACCCCGGTGCCGGATCCAATGATTTTCCAGACATTCCTTTGGCTTATGGCACCTTTGCAAAAGACAGCGTAAAAGATGATTATTTTGGAAACGAAGTACCGGATCCTTACCGCTGGCTGGAGGATGATAATTCTTCAGAAACCAAAGATTGGGTGTTGGCTCAAAATAAACTGACGTTTGATTACCTTGGGCATATTCCTTTCAGGCAGGCTCTAAAGACCAGAATTACAGATCTGATGAATTATGAAAAGCAGGGAGCCCCATTTAAAGAAGCCAATTCTTATTTTTTCTTTAGAAACGATGGACTGCAAAACCAGGATGTACTTTTCAGAAAGGCTGGTCCCGAAAAGCCGGCAAACCTGGTATTAGATCCAAATGCTTTCAGCAAAGAGGGTACAAGTTCCGTCAGTGGAATTACAGTTTCAAAGGATGGTCGTTATCTGGCTTTCCAACTTTCTGAAGCAGGATCCGATTGGAACAAAATTTTGGTGAAGGATTTAAATAACGGAAATTTTCTGAGTGATACGCTTGAATGGATAAAGTTTTCAAATATCAGTTGGCATAAAAATGGTTTTTATTACAGTCGTTATCCCGAACCTAAGGGCCAGACTGCTTTGTCAGGTAAAAATGAAAATCACGCAGTTTATTATCACAGAATAGGAACGCCACAGAAAGATGATCAGCTCATATATGAGGATAAAAAGCACCCTTTGCGAAATGTTGGTGCAACCATTACCCAGGATGAACAGTATTTAATTTTATCTATTTCGGAATCTACCAGTGGAAATGCACTTGCGATAAAAGATTTGACAACTGAACAAAATAATTGGACATGGCTGGTAACTGAATTTGATCAAGACTACAGCATCATTGGTAATGAAGGTAGTCAGATTTTTGTCCATACGAACGCAGGAGCAGCTAATTGGAAAGTTGTTTCGATTGATATGCTTAAATATTCACCCAAAAGCTGGCAGGATGTTCTAATGGAAGGGGAAGATGTGTTGCAACTTGTCTATTTATTAAATCACAAGTTGGTTACCGTCTATATGCACAATGCTTCCAGCGAAATCAAGATTTTTGATCTTCACGGTAATTTGCAAAAAAACATACAACTGCCTGAATTGGGAACTGTAGAAATGTTTAGTGGAAAGCAGGATGATTCAGAAGCATTTTATTCGTTTGTTTCTTACATCAGACCCACGAGTATTTTTCGTCTGGATTTGAATTCCTTCGAAGTTGAAAAATATTTTGAACCGAAACTTAATTTTGATCCTGATCTGTACACGACCGAACAAGTGTGGTACAACAGCAAAGATGGAACAAAAATACCCATGTTTTTGACCCATCGAAAAGGACTGCAAAAAGATGGACAAGCTCCAACCCTGTTGTATGGTTACGGAGGATTTGACATCTCTTATTTACCCACTTTTGCAGAAAGAAGAATTCCGATCCTTGAGTGCGGCGGAATTTTTGCAGTTGCCAACATACGAGGAGGAGGTGAATTTGGTAAAAAATGGCATGAAGCAGGCACCAAGGAGCGAAAGCAAAATGTATTTGATGATTTTATTGCAGCTGCTGATTATCTGGTTTCAGAAAAATATACCTCCAGAGACAAACTAGCCATTGAGGGCCGTTCCAATGGGGGGCTATTGGTAGGAGCCTGTATCACGCAGCGACCAGATTTGTGCAAAGTTGCCTTTCCCATTGTAGGAGTGCTTGATATGCTTCGTTATCATAAATTCACCATAGGTTGGGCATGGGCCACTGATTATGGCACCAGTGATACAGAAGAGGGGTTTAATTATTTAAAAAAATACTCTCCTGTGCACAATTGCAGACCTGCGGAATACCCATCTACCATGATTACGACTGCAGATCATGATGAC